The Gemmatimonadales bacterium sequence GAGATCCGGGTGATGGTGACGCCCGACGCCGTGGACGACGGGAAGGCGGCCGAACTCTCGGAAGCTATCGCGCGCAAGATCGAGAACGAGTTGCAGTATCCGGGGCAGATCAAGGTCGTGGTCATCCGCGAGACTCGCGCCATCGATTACGCCAAGTGACCTGATGGTGAGACAGGTGACGTGATGGGTGATAGGTATAAGTGATGAGCGAGACGAGATAAGCGATGGGGGAGCGGTGAGCGCCACGATCATCGACGGGAACGCCATCGGGAAAGCCATCCGCGAAGAGCTTCGGGCGGAGGTCGCGGAACTCGCGTCGCGGGGCGTCGTGCCGGGACTCACGGTCGTGATCGTCGGCGAGGATCCGGCGAGCCAGGTGTACGTCCGCATGAAGGGCAAGGCCGCCACCGAGCTGGGCATGAAGTCGGACACGATCCGTCTTCCGGCCGGCACTCCCGAAGCGGACCTGCTCGCCCTGGTGGACCGGCTCAACGCGGATCCCGGGGTCCATGGCATCCTGGTCCAGATGCCGCTCCCGAAGCACATCAAGAGCGACCGGGTGATCCACCGGCTCAGCCCGGCCAAGGACGTGGACGGCTTCCATCCGGTGAACGTGGGCAAAGTCGTCTCTGGTGACCGGACCGCGTTCCGTCCGTGCACGCCGGCCGGCGTGATCGAATTGCTCGCCCGGAGCGGTGTCGATCCGCGCGGCATGCATGCGGTCGTCGTCGGGCGCTCCATGATCGTCGGCCGGCCGGTGGCGAACCTGCTCCTCCAGGACGTCCCCGGCGGCAACGCCACCGTGACCATCTGCCACACCAAGACCAGGGACCTTGCCCGCTACACGCGGGACGCCGAGATCCTGGTCGTGGCGGCGGGCCGTCCCGAGGTCATCACGGGCGACATGATCCGGCCCGGCGCCGTCGTCATAGATGTCGGAGTGAACCGGGTGGACGACCCTTCGACCGGGAAGGGTTACCGGCTGGTCGGCGATGTGAAGTTCGGCGAGGCGGCCGAGGTCGCGAGCCGGATCACGCCCGTGCCCGGCGGCGTCGGGCCGATGACGATCGCCCTGCTGATGAAGAACACCGTGCAGGCGGCCAGGCAGGCGGCGTGAGCCTCGAGCTGTCCCTGGACGCCGCGCCTCGCGAGCGGCCGCTCTCCGTCCTCGAGCTGACCGAATCGGCGCAGCGAGTGCTGGAGCGCGCGTTCCCGGCTCCGTGGGTCGAGGGCGAGGTGTCGAACTTCGCCCGCCAGACCTCGGGCCACTGGTA is a genomic window containing:
- a CDS encoding tetrahydrofolate dehydrogenase/cyclohydrolase catalytic domain-containing protein, with protein sequence MSATIIDGNAIGKAIREELRAEVAELASRGVVPGLTVVIVGEDPASQVYVRMKGKAATELGMKSDTIRLPAGTPEADLLALVDRLNADPGVHGILVQMPLPKHIKSDRVIHRLSPAKDVDGFHPVNVGKVVSGDRTAFRPCTPAGVIELLARSGVDPRGMHAVVVGRSMIVGRPVANLLLQDVPGGNATVTICHTKTRDLARYTRDAEILVVAAGRPEVITGDMIRPGAVVIDVGVNRVDDPSTGKGYRLVGDVKFGEAAEVASRITPVPGGVGPMTIALLMKNTVQAARQAA